AAGACGGCTTCGGGCCAGCAGGTTTCCGATAGCGCCACGGCTTTGCCCGGCAGCCATTCGAGGTTGCCGTGTTTGCCCATGTGAATAAGGGCGTCAGCGCCCCAGTGGTGCCGCAGGTAGAAGTAGAAGGCGAGGTAATTGTGCGGCGGTACGAGGTCCGGAGAATGGTAGGTTTCGGTCGGGTCGATGTTGTATCCCCGTGCCGGTTGCAGGGCCACGACGGCATTTCCGAAGTGATGGATGCTGAGTTTGAAACCCGCGGATTGTGCATCCGTCTTTTCGCTGATGAAGGGATCGGCATCGGGCGTCCCCCATCTGTCTGTGATCTGTTGTTTGACGTCCCAAGGGAGCGCGTTGAATTGCTGCTCATAGACATCAAGCGGCAGGTACGATCCGCCGTCTGTATCTGCCCGATCCGTGAGCCAGTTTGTCGGCCCTGCCATGATCTGATCCATCAGAGATTTGGCGTCACTCGGAGCATCGATTTTGTACCCTGCGTCTTTCAAAAGCGTGAGCGCGTGGATTGTAGCTGCGGGTGTATCCAGGCCTACGCCGTTTGCTAACCGTCCGTCTTTGTTAGGATAATTGGCAAGGATGAGGGCGGTCTTTTTGTTTTCCGCGGGTGTTTCCCGCAGCTTTGCCCAGTTTGCGGTGAGCTGTGTGACGAAATCAATTCTGTCGCCGCGTGCTTGGTAGGTGGCAATGGGGCATTCGGTGGCTTCGTCGAAGAAGGCTTCGCCTTTGAAGCTGACTGCGCGGGACAGCACGCGCCCGTCGACTTCGGGCAGGGCCACGTTCATCGCGATGTCGCGTGCGGATAGGCCTTGGGGGCTGTCTGCCCATGCGTCTTCGGAAGCGCTGGACAGGATGACCTGGAACACCGGTGCGTTGTTTGCAGAGCCCATAGTTAAAGGGTTTTGCGGGCTGTCGTCGCCGTCGTGGGGCGACCCAACGGCGAAGGCTGTGCAGTTCAGGATTACCGAAGGCGGTGCGTCTTGGAATATCTGGTCGAGCGTCGCTACGGACAGTGGATCTTTCAATGACGCCACGAAAACCGGCATCGGTTGAAGTTCCGCACGCAGCAGGGATTTCACCAGTCTGTTGATCGGATTGAGCCCGCCGCCCTGCACCAAAGCACGGTAAAAAATGATTGGCACAACGCGTGCACAAGGCGTGCACAATGCGTGCACCGCCGCGACCGACGAAATGCCGGTTCCAGGCCAGTAAACGCCTGCCCGTAAAAGCGGCGACGCGGCCTGCGGTTTGGTCCCGCCATCAATGATGGCCTGCGCATAGCTGAGGAAGTTTGTGCTGTTCTGCGGCCCGCCTTCAACCAAATAGGACCAGAGCGCGTCATAGTCGTCGTTGGCGCATGTGCTGAGATCACGCAGTTCTTGATCGGGCTTGTCGTCACCGGGTAGCGCGACAAAGGTGACGCCTGCTTCGCGTAGGCGTGCGGCGTATTGCACAAGGCCGTATTTCCAATAACCCGCACCGCCCAGAACACGCGCGATCACGAGGCGCGACTTGGTTGCGCAATTGTCGAGGTGCAGGTCGACAGACATCGGATGCTGGAGGTGCATCATATTGGCGAGCCGCAGGGACGGTGGATTGTCCATTTCGGCACGCGCCTCAGACAAGGCTGCCAGTTCTGTGTCCGCCGCAGAGATCACGATGACGTCCGCAGGGGTTTGCCCGAGGTCGACTGGTTCTTGTCCGTCGTCGATTGCACCGGGGGTGGCGGCTAGCAGGTGCATCTGGTTGGACCTCGTGTTAGGTGCGCCTCAAATGAGAGGTTTGGATCATGGATTATAAAGCTGCGGGTGCCCCCAAGAAGGGCAAAAACCAACCGCGTCATAGTGAACACAACGCACACGGGTCCGGCAAAAAGCCGTTTGGCGCGCGTGAAACGAAAGCGGAATTGCTGGCGCGGATGAAAGCCGCGGCTGAAGCGAAGAAAGCAAAGTGAGAATGGGGGCCAGCCCCCAAACCCCCGAGGTATTTTTGACCAAAAGAAGAGCCGCCGGGGCGCGTCATGTCAGGGGTTTTTCCATGAAGATGGAAGAACCTGCTGCATTGTAGGGCGGGAATGCGTCGCAGCGTTTGAATCCGTGGGATTCGTAGAGTTTGTGGGCTGCGTGTAAAACGTCGCCGGTTTCCAATTTCATCATTGTTGCACCCGCGTCCCGCGCTGAGTCTTCGAGTTGGCGCAGGATTGCGCCTGCCACGCCTTTGCCGCGTGCGTCTTCGGACACGAACATTGATTTTACCTCTGCGTAGTCAGGTTTCAGCGCGATTGCGCCAGTGCCCAGAACCGTGCCGTTTTCGCGTGCCGTGTAGAATTTGATGTCTGGTGACACGAGGTCATCGACGTCGAGATAGAAGTTATCTTCGGGCGGAAACAGGGATTCCATCAACGCGTGGCTTGCTTTGAGCAGCGCTGTGGTTGCGGGTTCATGCGGGTCAGTTTCCGCCACGATGATCATGCTGTCAGCGCTTTTGTGATGGCTGCTTGGTCAAGTCCAGCTTCGCCGATGACAACCAGACGTGTTTCGCGTGGTGCGTCGCCGAAGGGTTGGTCGAAGTAGGTATCGACCCGCGGACCAACCGCCTGCAGCGTTTGCCGCATGGGTTTGCCTGTGACCGCGACGAAGCCTTTGAGGCGCAGGATATTGTGCGCGCGGATTGTGTCGCTGACTTGCGTGGCGAAGGTTGCCGCATCAGCGATTTCGCCCCGTGTGACGATGAAGGATTCGAATTCGTCGTGGCCGTGTTCATGTTCGTGATCATGGTGATGATCGTCGTCGTGGTGGTCATCATCGTGGTGGTGATGATGATGGTGGATTTCGTGGCGGGCTTCGAGGTCGGCCTCTGATCCGATGCCTTGGCCAAGCAGTACGTCGACAGGTAGGGCGCCCATGGCGGCCTTGACGACTTGCACGCCAGCGCGGCTGTCGGTTTTGAGTTTGGTGGTTAACGTTGTGACCTCGTTGTCGGACAGCAGGTCTGCCTTGTTCACGACGATCATGTCGGCACATGCGATCTGGTCTTCGAACAATTCGGACAAGGGCGTTTCATGGTCGAGGTTTTCGTCCTGCGCCCGTTGCGCGTCGACTGCCGCGATGTTGTGCGCGAATTGGCCGTCGGTGACAGCGCGCCCGTCCACGACGGTCACGACGCCGTCCACGGTGACTTTGGTTGAAATGCCGGGCCAGTTGAAGGCGCGGACAAGTGGTTGCGGCAGGGCAAGGCCGGAGGTTTCGATCACGATGTGGTCGGGTTTTGGATCGCGGGCCAGAAGCTGCTCCATCGTTGGGATGAAATCATCCGCCACGGTGCAGCAGATGCAGCCGTTGGACAGTTCAACGATATCGTCTTCGGTGCAGACCTCGTCGCCGCAGCCTTTGAGGATGTCGCCATCAACGCCAAGATCGCCGAATTCATTGATGATCAGCGCGATCCGTTTGCCCTCTGCGTTTTGCAGCATGTGCCGGATGAGCGTGGTTTTGCCGGCCCCAAGGAAGCCGGTGACGACGGTGGCGGGAATTTTAGCTGCCATGATGTATGTCCAATGTCTGGGTGGCTTGGTATGGGATCATTATGACCAAGCGACTTGTGATTTGTAAAACCTGTGACGGACCCGGTGTGGCGCTTGCAGATGCGTTGCGCGGGCGGGCGACAGGGTGGGAAGTTGTGATGCACGAATGCCTGTCGGCCTGTGCAGAGCCTGTGTCGATGGCCGTCCAAGCAGATGGAAAGGCCACGTATGTGTTTGCCGGACTGACCGACGCGGATGCGGATGATGCGGTGGCATTTGCGCGGTTGTATGATGACACAGATGACGGATGGGTGGCTGACGCCCGGCCTGCCGGACGGCTGCGGTTTTGTTTGAAGACGCGGGTGCCAGCACTGTAGGTCATGGGGCTGTGATCTCGACGGCCAGTGGTTGCCCGTCTTTGCCCCATTCCGCGTGATTGTCGGCGTTGAGGGTGACGCGGATCACTTGGCCGGTCTCGATATGATCGATGTGGAACCAGTTGCTGTAAGCGCGCGCCAGTTTCACCCCGTCGATGTAGATGTGGGCGTGGCCTGTGCCTTGGGTCGGGTCTGTGTTGACCGTTTCTGGCGTGAAGGTGAAACCGTCCGCCATGATATGCAGGTTCGCCGCGTCGCCCATTTCCGGCATCAGCATGATGGACAGGTCGGGTGCTGTGCCTTCCCATTCCAGAAGGCCGGACATGTCGTGGTCCATGTCGCCATGACCCGCATGGTCGTGTGATGACGGGCCCATGCCGCCAGCCACAAGAAACCCGCTGCCAAAGCCGAAGGTCAGGCCGATGATAAAGAGGAGGAGCAGACGCATCACGCTTCTCCTAGATTTTTGGACCAAACCGCGCCGAGCAGCAGGCCAAGCACCGCCCAGACGGCAAGGCCCGTGCCGATGGCGCGTGCCGCGAATTCGGCGCCCAGTTCAGGTGGGGCGGGTCCGGTCAAGGTGTCGGGCATGGGCGCGCCGATGATATGCGGTGCGGCGAGCAGGATGATGGCAACGCCCCACATCGCCCAATTGCGTCCAAAGGCGACGAACCACAGGCCAAGGCCCGTTGCCGCAACCGTGGCGAACCACCAGATTTGCCGCGCTTCGACATCAGCGGCGTTCATGCCGGGGAGTTCTGGGGCAAGGCCAAAGGCGGGGGCCATCTGTACGGTGATCCAACCCGCGACGCCCCAGATCAGTCCTGTGCGTGCTGTGATTGGTTGACCACGTTCTTCGGCAAAGACCATCAGCGCGAGTAGCATAAGCGCGTAGCCCACGTAGATCAGCGCAGAGAACATGATGCTGAGACCATCGCGCATAATGTCGATGCCGCCTTCGTGTGCGACATGGGCCGCGGACGGATCAGCACCGAAATGAGTTAATGCACCGGTTTCAAACAATTCAGCGTGTAGCAGAATAGGCTGCACGAATGCGAATTGGAGCACGGCTGCGAACAGACCTGCCCCAAAGCCAGCGATCAATGCGCTGACGACAACTTTGCTAAACATGACGTGTGGTGTGTTTAGTGGCAGGGAAAGCCAGTTGCGTGACGCACGTCGTGTGCAGCGTCATGCAATGTGGATGCCTGTACGTGGCCAGCGACAGCGATGATGCCAAGGCCGATAAATGCGGCGGCAAACAACGACAATGTCGAGGATACGGATTTAGTCTGTGGAGCGGCGATTGCGCGTGCTTCGGTCTTCATGTCTTTTCTCCTTTGCCCGTCACACCCGACGGGGATGGGTTGTCGTCATGCAAGGCCGGTCTCCTGGCTTGCGGGTCTATGCGCTTTGTTGCCTTCCCGGTTTCCCAGTGGCGTCTTAACAAAGCACTCTCCGCATACAGTCGCGGGGGCGGCTGTGGTTTTGGGCCTCCGAATTGGGATCGGCCCTGTCCACATTCCCGTTTGATCCCCTGATGCTTTGCACCGTGCGGGGAACCATGCCTGTGTTTTGTGCGCTGTGCGGCGCGGCGGGTCAAGGATGAAACCGACGCGATTTGTTTGTGATGCGGCGTCAGCGGTGGCTAGGGCACGATTTATCCAGAAAAACAGGATGTCCCCGGCGGGCGGCGTCTTGAACAGGTGAAAGGCCGATTTGCGCAATATCTTGTGGATAAGTGGCTGGATTTGGCCATATGCGGGGTGGATTTGTTGACTTTGTCCGCTGTCACGGGCGATGGTTTCGGACCGTTAGAATCACTGTAGGCCCTGTATCTGTGCGTTTTAGTAAGCTTCGCTTGAATGGCTTTAAAAGCTTTGTCGATCCGACTGATTTGATTATCGCGGATGGGCTGACTGGCGTTGTGGGCCCGAATGGATGCGGAAAATCCAACCTTCTTGAGGCTTTGCGCTGGGTCATGGGCGAGAATCGCGCCAAGGCCATGCGTGGCGGCGGTATGGAGGATGTGATTTTTGCAGGCACGGCGACCCGTCCTGCCCGTAACTTTGCCGAAGTGTCGTTGCAGATTGATAACTTCGATCGGCTTGCCCCTGCTGCGTTCAACGATTCGGATAATCTGGAAGTTGTGCGCCGGATCACGCGCGATGCGGGCTCTGCGTATAAGGTCAGCACGAAAGATGTCCGCGCGCGTGATGTGCAGATGTTGTTCGCCGATGCATCAACCGGTGCACATTCGCCTGCCTTGGTCCGTCAGGGTCAGATTTCAGAGTTGATTAACGCGAAACCGAAAGCCCGTCGTCGGATTTTGGAAGAAGCCGCCGGGATTTCGGGGCTGTACCAGCGGCGTCACGAAGCGGAACTGAAGCTGAAGGGCGCAGAGACAAACCTCGTGCGCGTTGATGATGTGGTTGAGCAGTTGGCGTCGCAACTGTCGCAGCTTGCCCGTCAGGCGCGCCAAGCTGCCCGTTATCGCGAAATTGGCGATGCGTTGCGTCAGGCCGAAGGCATGTTGCTGTATCGGCGTTGGCGCGAAGCCGACGAAGGTTTGATCGCCGCTGCTGGTCAATTGCGTGAACGTACGGTTGCGGCTGCTGCTGCGGAAAAAGAGGCGTTACAGGCCACGACGGCACGCCAATTGGCAGAAGAGGCATTGCCTGCGTTGCGCGAAGAAGAAGCGATTGCGGCAGCGGTTCTGCAGCGGTTGATGGTGCAGCGCGATACCTTGTCTGAGCAGGAAAGCCGCGCGGTTGAAACGATTGCGACGCTCGAATCCCGTATCGAGCAGCTGACCAAGGATATGGAACGCGAAGGCGGGTTGAACCGCGATGCGGGCGACACCATTGAGCGGCTGGAATGGGAAGCGGCAGAGATTGCGAAGGCCGGTGTCGGTCATGATGATGCGCTTGAGGAAGCGAATGACGGTGCCCGTGAAGGGGCCGCAAAGCTGCAAGAGCGTGAAGATGATCTGCAGACGTTGACCGAAGATGTGGCGCGGCTTGCTGCCCGTCACCAGTCCGCGAAACGTCTGTTGGACGATAGCCGCACGACGCTGGAGAAGAACGAAACGGAAGCGGCCCGCGCGAAAGAGGCGATGGCTGCGGCGACTGAGGCGTTGGAAAAGGCCGAAGCGGATTTCGAGATGGCCGAGGCTGCCGAAGAGCAGGCTGTGGCGACGGCTGCGAATGCCGATGAGACGCTTGTGGAGACCGAAGCTGCCCGTGCTGAATGCCAGACGATGGAAAGCGATGCGCGGTCCCAACGGTCGGAGGCTGAAGGCGAGGCGAATGCGCTGCGTGCTGAGGTTAATGCGCTGGCGAAATTGGTTGAACGGGATACGGCTGAGGGTGGGCAGGTGCTTGATCTGCTGACCGTGCAGTCGGGGTATGAAAAAGCGCTGGGTGCGGCTTTGGCCGATGATTTGCGGGCCCCTGCGATTTCGCCTGATGCGGCGTCTGGCTGGGCGAATTTGCCTGCGTATTTGTCGGTGCAGGCTTTGCCGGATTCGGTGCAACCGCTGACGACATATGTTGACGTACCAGAAGTGCTGGAGCGGCGGATGTCGCAGGTCGGGCTGGTGAAACAGGAAGAAGGCGCGCAGTTGCAGGCGGTTTTGAAACCGGGTCAGCGGCTGGTGTCTGTTGAGGGCGATGTTTGGCGCTGGGACGGGTTCAGAGCGGCGTCAGAGGATGCCCCGTCGGCGGCTGCATTGCGGTTGCAGCAGTTGAACCGGTTGGTCGAATTGAAGCGTGATCTGGAAGAGGTTGCTGCAAAGGCCACAGGTGCCGCACAGGCGCATGAGATTTTGACGCGTCGTTTGGCGGATTTGACGGCTGCGGATCAAACTGCGCGGACAGCGCGGCGTGATGCGGACCGTTTGGTGGCTGAAGCGAACAGGGCGGCGTCGCGTGCTGAGGCGGATCGTGATCTCGCGAGCGGGAAGTTGGAAGCGTCCAACCTTGCGATGAAGCGTTATGTCGAAGAGGCAATGATTGCGCGGAAGGCGCTGACCGAGGCAGAGGCGGCTGCGACGGGTCTTGAAGATCTGGATGAGGCGCGTGGACGCGTTGAAG
The Rhodobacteraceae bacterium S2214 genome window above contains:
- a CDS encoding CbtB-domain containing protein — encoded protein: MAAPQTKSVSSTLSLFAAAFIGLGIIAVAGHVQASTLHDAAHDVRHATGFPCH
- a CDS encoding CbtA family protein, yielding MFSKVVVSALIAGFGAGLFAAVLQFAFVQPILLHAELFETGALTHFGADPSAAHVAHEGGIDIMRDGLSIMFSALIYVGYALMLLALMVFAEERGQPITARTGLIWGVAGWITVQMAPAFGLAPELPGMNAADVEARQIWWFATVAATGLGLWFVAFGRNWAMWGVAIILLAAPHIIGAPMPDTLTGPAPPELGAEFAARAIGTGLAVWAVLGLLLGAVWSKNLGEA
- a CDS encoding DUF1636 domain-containing protein; this translates as MTKRLVICKTCDGPGVALADALRGRATGWEVVMHECLSACAEPVSMAVQADGKATYVFAGLTDADADDAVAFARLYDDTDDGWVADARPAGRLRFCLKTRVPAL
- the cobW gene encoding cobalamin biosynthesis protein CobW, whose translation is MAAKIPATVVTGFLGAGKTTLIRHMLQNAEGKRIALIINEFGDLGVDGDILKGCGDEVCTEDDIVELSNGCICCTVADDFIPTMEQLLARDPKPDHIVIETSGLALPQPLVRAFNWPGISTKVTVDGVVTVVDGRAVTDGQFAHNIAAVDAQRAQDENLDHETPLSELFEDQIACADMIVVNKADLLSDNEVTTLTTKLKTDSRAGVQVVKAAMGALPVDVLLGQGIGSEADLEARHEIHHHHHHHDDDHHDDDHHHDHEHEHGHDEFESFIVTRGEIADAATFATQVSDTIRAHNILRLKGFVAVTGKPMRQTLQAVGPRVDTYFDQPFGDAPRETRLVVIGEAGLDQAAITKALTA
- the smc gene encoding chromosome segregation protein SMC, which gives rise to MRFSKLRLNGFKSFVDPTDLIIADGLTGVVGPNGCGKSNLLEALRWVMGENRAKAMRGGGMEDVIFAGTATRPARNFAEVSLQIDNFDRLAPAAFNDSDNLEVVRRITRDAGSAYKVSTKDVRARDVQMLFADASTGAHSPALVRQGQISELINAKPKARRRILEEAAGISGLYQRRHEAELKLKGAETNLVRVDDVVEQLASQLSQLARQARQAARYREIGDALRQAEGMLLYRRWREADEGLIAAAGQLRERTVAAAAAEKEALQATTARQLAEEALPALREEEAIAAAVLQRLMVQRDTLSEQESRAVETIATLESRIEQLTKDMEREGGLNRDAGDTIERLEWEAAEIAKAGVGHDDALEEANDGAREGAAKLQEREDDLQTLTEDVARLAARHQSAKRLLDDSRTTLEKNETEAARAKEAMAAATEALEKAEADFEMAEAAEEQAVATAANADETLVETEAARAECQTMESDARSQRSEAEGEANALRAEVNALAKLVERDTAEGGQVLDLLTVQSGYEKALGAALADDLRAPAISPDAASGWANLPAYLSVQALPDSVQPLTTYVDVPEVLERRMSQVGLVKQEEGAQLQAVLKPGQRLVSVEGDVWRWDGFRAASEDAPSAAALRLQQLNRLVELKRDLEEVAAKATGAAQAHEILTRRLADLTAADQTARTARRDADRLVAEANRAASRAEADRDLASGKLEASNLAMKRYVEEAMIARKALTEAEAAATGLEDLDEARGRVEDIKMTVEAARIMMMTRRSAYDELRREGDARLKRSQEITKEVSGWKYRLETANKRTSELADRRAASEAELAEAAAAPEEIAEKRAELADAVDEAEGRRAAASDVLVTAETALRNAAVAERDSERTASEAREARARSEARSDAAKETVAYAEERIMEAQEMSPAELLTRLDVDVDSMPAVDVIEGQVNQYKRQRDALGAVNLRAEEDAKEVQEEHDLLVNEKSDLEGAIATLRTGIASLNKEGRERLLTAFEQVNENFGLLFTHLFGGGEARLELVESDDPLDAGLEILCQPPGKKLSTLSLLSGGEQTLTAMALIFAVFLANPAPICVLDEVDAPLDDANVNRFCDMLDEMTRRTDTRFLIITHHAVTMSRMDRLFGVTMGEQGVSQLVSVDLKKAEAMVA
- a CDS encoding GNAT family N-acetyltransferase, whose translation is MIIVAETDPHEPATTALLKASHALMESLFPPEDNFYLDVDDLVSPDIKFYTARENGTVLGTGAIALKPDYAEVKSMFVSEDARGKGVAGAILRQLEDSARDAGATMMKLETGDVLHAAHKLYESHGFKRCDAFPPYNAAGSSIFMEKPLT